A section of the Sphingomonas ginsenosidivorax genome encodes:
- a CDS encoding phosphoribosyl-ATP diphosphatase: MADPILDRLEATIRARRDAPADASYTASLFARGRAKIAQKVGEEAVETVIAACSGDAASIVPEAADLLFHLAVLLADAGLSLDDVRAELERREGVSGHDEKASRTA; this comes from the coding sequence ATGGCCGATCCCATCCTAGACCGCCTCGAGGCGACGATCCGCGCGCGCCGCGACGCCCCCGCCGACGCCTCCTACACCGCCAGCCTGTTCGCCAGGGGTCGCGCCAAGATCGCGCAGAAGGTCGGTGAGGAAGCGGTCGAGACGGTCATCGCGGCGTGTTCCGGCGATGCGGCGAGCATCGTGCCCGAGGCGGCGGACCTGCTGTTCCACCTCGCGGTGCTGCTCGCCGATGCCGGGCTGAGCCTGGACGACGTGCGCGCCGAACTGGAACGCCGCGAGGGTGTCTCGGGCCATGACGAAAAGGCGAGCCGGACCGCATAA
- a CDS encoding MFS transporter yields the protein MTSDLTRSINPKLALLALAVGGFAIGTTEFAAMSLLPQFSAGLGIDEPTAGHVISAYALGVVVGAPTIAVLAARIERRTLLVALMAVFGIANGLSAMAPTYHWMLAFRFLSGLPHGAFFGVGALVAASMVPHAERSRAVSRMMLGLTTATILGVPLANGIGQWIGWRWGFGLVAILAVATIGMLLRFAPILRPADGATPLGELAALRKGQVWLTLLVGAIGFGGIFCVYTYLASTLTEVTGVSPAFTPVAFALFGVGMTIGTLVCAKAADVALMPAAGATLLFGAAALALYSVAAPQLWTMLPVIVLIGCGGGLGTILQTRLMDVAGEAQTLAAALNHSAFNTANALGPWLGGLAIAAGYGWTSTGWVGMALALGGLAVWAVSWGLERRGAVKAPARPVMERV from the coding sequence ATGACGTCTGATCTAACCCGCTCCATCAATCCCAAGCTCGCGCTGCTGGCCCTCGCGGTCGGCGGCTTCGCGATCGGGACGACCGAATTCGCCGCGATGAGCCTGTTGCCGCAATTCTCCGCAGGGCTCGGCATCGACGAGCCCACCGCCGGCCACGTCATCAGCGCCTATGCGCTGGGCGTGGTGGTCGGCGCGCCGACGATCGCGGTGCTGGCGGCGCGGATCGAGCGGCGGACGCTGCTGGTCGCGCTGATGGCGGTGTTCGGGATCGCCAACGGGCTGTCGGCGATGGCGCCGACCTATCACTGGATGCTCGCCTTCCGCTTTCTCAGCGGACTGCCGCACGGCGCGTTCTTCGGCGTCGGCGCGCTGGTCGCGGCGTCGATGGTGCCACACGCGGAGCGGTCGCGCGCGGTGTCGCGGATGATGCTCGGTCTGACCACCGCGACGATCCTCGGCGTGCCGCTCGCCAACGGGATCGGCCAGTGGATCGGCTGGCGCTGGGGGTTCGGGCTGGTCGCGATCCTCGCGGTGGCGACGATCGGCATGCTGCTGCGGTTCGCACCGATCCTGCGGCCGGCCGACGGTGCGACCCCGCTCGGCGAGCTCGCGGCGCTGCGCAAGGGACAGGTCTGGCTGACGCTGCTGGTCGGCGCGATCGGCTTTGGCGGGATCTTCTGCGTCTACACCTATCTCGCCTCGACGCTGACCGAGGTGACGGGCGTGTCGCCCGCGTTCACGCCGGTGGCGTTCGCGCTGTTCGGCGTGGGCATGACGATCGGCACGCTGGTCTGCGCGAAGGCCGCGGACGTCGCGCTGATGCCGGCGGCGGGCGCGACCTTGCTGTTCGGGGCTGCAGCACTCGCGCTCTATTCGGTAGCTGCACCGCAGCTCTGGACGATGTTGCCGGTGATCGTGCTGATCGGTTGCGGCGGCGGGCTGGGGACGATCCTGCAGACGCGGCTGATGGACGTGGCGGGCGAGGCGCAGACGCTGGCCGCGGCGCTCAACCATTCGGCGTTCAATACCGCCAATGCGCTCGGGCCTTGGCTCGGCGGGCTGGCGATCGCGGCGGGGTATGGCTGGACCTCGACCGGATGGGTCGGGATGGCGCTGGCGCTGGGTGGCCTGGCGGTCTGGGCGGTGTCGTGGGGGCTCGAGCGGCGGGGGGCGGTTAAAGCGCCCGCTCGTCCTGTCATGGAGCGGGTGTAA